A single window of Streptomyces griseoviridis DNA harbors:
- a CDS encoding sugar phosphate isomerase/epimerase family protein, producing the protein MPRRFTLFTGQWADLPLEEVCRHARDFGYDGLELACWGDHFEVDKALADPSYIDSRHQLLDKYGLKCWAVSNHLVGQAVCDAIIDQRHQAILPARIWGDGEPEGVRRRAAAEIADTARAAAALGVDTVVGFTGSAIWHLVAMFPPAPESMITRGYEDFAERWNPVLDVFDQEGVRFAHEVHPSEIAYDYWTTQQALAAVDHRPAFGLNFDPSHFVWQDLDPVGFLWDFRDRIYHVDCKEARKRLDGRNGRLGSHLPWGDPRRGWDFVSAGHGDVPWEDVFRMLRSIDYRGPVSVEWEDAGMDRLQGAPEALTRLKAFDYEAPTASFDAAFGN; encoded by the coding sequence GCAGATTCACGCTGTTCACCGGTCAGTGGGCCGACCTGCCCCTGGAGGAGGTCTGCCGCCACGCCCGCGACTTCGGCTACGACGGACTCGAACTCGCCTGCTGGGGCGACCACTTCGAGGTCGACAAGGCGCTCGCCGACCCGTCGTACATCGACTCCCGCCACCAACTCCTCGACAAGTACGGCCTGAAGTGCTGGGCCGTCTCCAACCACCTCGTCGGACAGGCCGTCTGCGACGCCATCATCGACCAACGCCACCAGGCCATCCTGCCCGCCAGGATCTGGGGCGACGGCGAACCCGAGGGCGTAAGGCGACGGGCCGCCGCCGAGATCGCCGACACCGCGCGCGCCGCGGCGGCCCTCGGCGTCGACACTGTCGTCGGCTTCACCGGCTCCGCGATCTGGCACCTCGTCGCGATGTTCCCGCCCGCCCCCGAGTCGATGATCACCCGCGGCTACGAGGACTTCGCGGAGCGCTGGAACCCCGTCCTCGACGTCTTCGACCAGGAGGGCGTCCGCTTCGCCCACGAGGTCCACCCCAGCGAGATCGCCTACGACTACTGGACAACCCAGCAGGCGCTGGCGGCCGTTGACCACCGGCCCGCCTTCGGACTCAACTTCGACCCCTCGCACTTCGTCTGGCAGGACCTCGACCCGGTCGGCTTCCTCTGGGACTTCCGCGACCGGATCTACCACGTCGACTGCAAAGAGGCCCGCAAGCGCCTCGACGGCCGCAACGGCCGCCTCGGCTCCCACCTCCCCTGGGGCGATCCCCGACGCGGCTGGGACTTCGTCTCCGCCGGCCACGGCGACGTCCCCTGGGAGGACGTCTTCCGGATGCTGCGCTCCATCGACTACCGCGGCCCGGTCTCCGTCGAGTGGGAGGACGCCGGCATGGACCGGCTCCAGGGCGCCCCCGAGGCGCTCACCCGCCTGAAGGCGTTCGACTACGAGGCCCCGACGGCGTCCTTCGACGCCGCGTTCGGCAACTGA
- a CDS encoding carbohydrate-binding protein, whose amino-acid sequence MHGNDPTTTRPGRTEPHRRRPPLRKSVALLGAALLAGATLSLTSPQAGAAVADPGPATTVTGGATAAAAEDFQQVTLAKGEAEVGEPMSLAVLPDRSVLHTSRDGELRITDAAGDTTLAGKLAVYGHDEEGLQGVGVDPDFTTNRFIYLYYAPPLDTPAGDAPETGTAADFAPFDGVNRLSRFVLKTDGTLDNASEKKILDIPASRGLCCHVGGDIDFDAAGNLYLSTGDDTNPFQSDGFTPIDERDGRNPAFDAQRSAGNTNDLRGKILRVHVEADGSYTIPEGNLFAPGTDRTRPEIYAMGFRNPFRFSVDRQTGILYVGDYGPDAGTADPARGPAGQVEFARVTGPGNFGWPYCTGANDAYRDYDFATKTSGAAFDCAAPKNNSPHNTGLTDLPPAQPAWIPYDGPSVPEFGDGSESPMGGPVYHYDADLDSPVKFPEAYDGDFFAGEFGRRWIKRIVSDADGTVQSINPVPWTGTQVMDMAFGPDGALYVLDYGTAWFGGDDNSGLYRIENATDGHSPVAQAAADRTSGQAPLKVRFSSAGTTDQDGDTLTHHWDFGDGATSTAADPTHTYRKNGTYTATLTAEDPTGRTGSASVRVVVGNTAPTVTLQLPKDGQLFSFGDAIPFKVKVTDPEDRRTIDCAKVKVSFVLGHDTHGHPITSATGCTGTLQTTADGGHDENANIFGVLDAEYTDNGGGGQDPLTSHDQHVLQPRHRQAEHFGDSSGVSVITKDAAHGGRTVGDIHHGDWIAFTPYVLADAKKITARVSSGGAGGTLEIRAGSPKGTLLGKATVPVTGGWETFQDVTATLRHAPKGTTTLYLVFKGGTGALFDVDDFTFTTG is encoded by the coding sequence GTGCACGGGAACGACCCCACGACCACCCGCCCCGGCAGAACCGAACCGCACCGACGACGCCCGCCCCTGCGCAAGTCCGTCGCCCTCCTGGGCGCCGCGCTGCTCGCGGGCGCCACCCTCTCCCTGACCAGCCCGCAGGCCGGCGCAGCCGTCGCCGACCCGGGCCCGGCCACCACCGTGACCGGGGGCGCGACGGCCGCCGCGGCCGAGGACTTCCAGCAAGTCACCCTCGCCAAGGGCGAGGCGGAGGTCGGAGAGCCCATGTCGCTCGCCGTCCTCCCGGACCGCTCGGTCCTGCACACCTCCCGCGACGGCGAACTCCGCATCACCGACGCCGCCGGCGACACCACCCTGGCCGGAAAGCTCGCCGTGTACGGACACGACGAGGAGGGCCTCCAAGGCGTCGGCGTCGACCCGGACTTCACCACCAACCGCTTCATCTACCTCTACTACGCACCCCCGTTGGACACCCCCGCGGGCGACGCCCCCGAGACCGGCACCGCCGCCGACTTCGCCCCCTTCGACGGCGTCAACCGCCTCTCGCGGTTCGTCCTGAAGACCGACGGCACCCTCGACAACGCCAGCGAGAAGAAGATCCTCGACATCCCCGCCTCCCGCGGCCTGTGCTGCCACGTCGGCGGCGACATCGACTTCGACGCGGCGGGCAACCTGTACCTGTCGACGGGCGACGACACCAACCCGTTCCAGTCCGACGGCTTCACCCCGATCGACGAACGCGACGGCCGCAACCCCGCCTTCGACGCCCAGCGTTCGGCCGGCAACACCAACGACCTGCGCGGCAAGATCCTCCGCGTCCACGTCGAGGCCGACGGCTCGTACACCATCCCCGAAGGCAACCTCTTCGCCCCCGGCACCGACCGCACCAGGCCCGAGATCTACGCCATGGGCTTCCGCAACCCGTTCCGCTTCAGCGTCGACCGGCAGACCGGCATCCTCTACGTCGGCGACTACGGCCCCGACGCCGGCACCGCCGACCCGGCCCGCGGCCCGGCGGGACAGGTCGAGTTCGCCCGCGTCACCGGCCCCGGCAACTTCGGCTGGCCCTACTGCACCGGCGCCAACGACGCATACCGCGACTACGACTTCGCGACGAAGACGTCCGGCGCCGCCTTCGACTGCGCCGCCCCCAAGAACAACTCCCCGCACAACACGGGACTCACCGACCTGCCCCCGGCCCAGCCCGCCTGGATCCCCTACGACGGCCCGTCCGTACCGGAGTTCGGCGACGGCTCCGAGTCCCCGATGGGCGGCCCGGTCTACCACTACGACGCCGACCTCGACTCGCCCGTGAAGTTCCCCGAGGCGTACGACGGCGACTTCTTCGCCGGCGAGTTCGGCCGCCGCTGGATCAAGCGCATCGTCAGCGACGCCGACGGCACCGTGCAGTCCATCAACCCCGTGCCCTGGACCGGCACCCAGGTGATGGACATGGCGTTCGGCCCCGACGGCGCCCTGTACGTCCTCGACTACGGCACCGCCTGGTTCGGCGGCGACGACAACTCCGGCCTCTACCGCATCGAGAACGCCACCGACGGCCACTCACCGGTCGCCCAGGCCGCGGCCGACCGCACCTCGGGACAGGCACCGCTGAAGGTCCGCTTCTCCTCCGCCGGCACGACCGACCAGGACGGCGACACCCTCACCCACCACTGGGACTTCGGCGACGGCGCCACCTCCACGGCCGCCGACCCCACCCACACGTACCGCAAGAACGGCACCTACACCGCCACCCTCACCGCCGAGGACCCCACCGGACGCACCGGCAGCGCCAGCGTCCGCGTCGTCGTCGGCAACACGGCACCCACCGTCACCCTGCAACTCCCCAAGGACGGCCAGCTGTTCAGCTTCGGTGACGCCATCCCGTTCAAGGTGAAGGTCACCGATCCCGAGGACCGCCGCACCATCGACTGCGCCAAGGTCAAGGTCAGCTTCGTCCTCGGCCACGACACCCACGGCCACCCGATCACCTCGGCCACCGGCTGCACCGGCACCCTCCAGACCACCGCCGACGGCGGCCACGACGAGAACGCCAACATCTTCGGCGTCCTGGACGCCGAGTACACCGACAACGGAGGCGGCGGACAGGACCCGCTCACCTCCCACGACCAGCACGTCCTCCAGCCCAGGCACCGGCAGGCCGAGCACTTCGGCGACTCCTCCGGCGTCTCCGTGATCACCAAGGACGCCGCGCACGGCGGCAGGACCGTCGGCGACATCCACCACGGCGACTGGATCGCGTTCACCCCGTACGTCCTCGCCGACGCCAAGAAGATCACCGCACGCGTCTCGTCCGGCGGCGCCGGCGGCACCCTGGAGATCCGCGCGGGCTCACCCAAGGGCACCCTGCTCGGCAAGGCCACCGTCCCGGTGACCGGCGGCTGGGAGACCTTCCAGGACGTCACCGCCACCCTGCGGCACGCCCCGAAGGGCACCACCACGCTCTACCTCGTCTTCAAGGGCGGCACCGGCGCGCTCTTCGACGTCGACGACTTCACCTTCACCACCGGCTGA
- a CDS encoding ThuA domain-containing protein encodes MRTTGLLTTAVVGATLLITGLSAPASSHPKETGKRVLVFSKTAGFRHDSIPDGIDTLRQLGATGGFAVDATEDAATFTARTLRRYDAVVFLSTTGDVLTTPQQKAFEGYIRDGGGYVGIHAAADTEYDWEFYGGLAGAYFQSHPAIQPATVHVEDRAHPATADLAPVWERTDEWYNYRSNPREQAHVLATLDETSYSGGTMNGDHPIAWCQNYRGGRAFYTGGGHTKESYTEPAFRSHLLGGLRWAIGDAQADCRPENGYRPLFDGTSLDGWQQAGPGSFTLADDGTLTSSGGMGLLWYRAAAFSSYSLKLDWKMASPSGDDNSGVFVGFPPSDDPWSAVDQGYEIQIDATDVPERTTGSVYGFRSADLKKRDRALNPPGQWNTYEIRVTGERLRVWLNGVRINDFTNTDPARSLRDGHIGIQNHGADDQVSFRDIRIKELR; translated from the coding sequence ATGCGTACAACCGGCCTGCTGACAACCGCCGTTGTCGGCGCGACCCTGCTCATCACCGGACTCTCGGCACCCGCGTCCTCGCACCCGAAGGAGACCGGGAAACGGGTCCTCGTCTTCTCCAAGACCGCCGGCTTCCGCCACGACTCCATCCCCGACGGCATCGACACCCTGCGCCAACTGGGAGCCACCGGAGGCTTCGCCGTCGACGCCACCGAGGACGCGGCCACCTTCACCGCCCGCACCCTGCGCCGCTACGACGCGGTGGTCTTCCTCTCCACCACGGGCGACGTCCTCACCACACCCCAACAGAAGGCGTTCGAGGGCTACATCCGCGACGGCGGCGGCTACGTCGGCATCCACGCCGCCGCCGACACCGAGTACGACTGGGAGTTCTACGGCGGCCTCGCCGGCGCCTACTTCCAGTCGCACCCGGCGATCCAGCCCGCGACCGTCCACGTCGAGGACCGCGCACACCCGGCCACCGCCGACCTGGCCCCCGTCTGGGAACGCACCGACGAGTGGTACAACTACCGCTCCAACCCGCGCGAACAGGCCCACGTCCTGGCCACCCTCGACGAGACGTCCTACTCCGGCGGCACCATGAACGGCGACCATCCGATCGCCTGGTGCCAGAACTACCGGGGCGGACGTGCCTTCTACACCGGAGGCGGCCACACCAAGGAGTCCTACACCGAACCCGCCTTCCGCTCCCACCTGTTGGGCGGGCTGCGCTGGGCCATCGGCGACGCCCAGGCCGACTGCCGCCCGGAGAACGGCTACCGGCCCCTCTTCGACGGCACGTCCCTCGACGGCTGGCAGCAGGCGGGCCCCGGCTCGTTCACCCTGGCCGACGACGGCACCCTCACCTCGTCGGGCGGGATGGGCCTGCTCTGGTACCGGGCGGCGGCCTTCTCCTCGTACTCCCTCAAGCTCGACTGGAAGATGGCCTCCCCGTCGGGCGACGACAACTCCGGTGTGTTCGTGGGCTTCCCGCCCTCCGACGACCCCTGGTCCGCCGTGGACCAGGGCTACGAGATCCAGATCGACGCCACCGACGTACCCGAGAGGACCACGGGCTCCGTCTACGGCTTCCGCTCCGCCGACCTGAAGAAGCGCGACCGCGCGCTCAACCCGCCGGGGCAGTGGAACACGTACGAGATCCGCGTGACGGGCGAACGCCTGCGCGTCTGGCTCAACGGCGTCCGCATCAACGATTTCACCAACACCGACCCGGCCCGCAGCCTCCGCGACGGCCACATCGGCATCCAGAACCACGGAGCCGACGACCAGGTGTCCTTCCGCGACATCCGGATCAAGGAGCTCCGGTGA
- a CDS encoding inositol-3-phosphate synthase — protein sequence MTLPVTAPASPSASASPSAPVVPPRVGVWLIGARGSVAVTAVAGCAAVTAGLRPPTGLVTESAEFAGADLPPLSTLVFGGHDTLDCPLPKRAEALAAAGVLPPGLPAAVDAELVAAEREIRPGGPAPGDTRSPRQLIADFAADITDFTRRLGLRRTVVINVASTEPTATGDVLPPSSLYAAAALEAGCPYVNFTPSTGLHHPALAERLAASGLPYAGRDGKTGQTLLRSVLGPMFRQRALTVRAWSGTNLLGGGDGAALADPAAAAAKNAGKERVLADTLGTTPEGEVHIDDVPALGDWKTAWDHIAFDGFLGTRMILQTIWQGCDSALAAPLVLDLARLTSRAHEAGISGPLSELGFYFKDPVGDAPSSLADQYTDLLAFATRLGKAAGEHGERGDQGTGESGGSGEGEAGDRQAGHDGQGGHDKYVDRDRPDGSVGSPEPGGSRPVGDRAGEPR from the coding sequence ATGACCCTCCCCGTAACCGCCCCCGCCTCCCCCTCCGCCTCCGCTTCCCCCTCCGCTCCCGTTGTCCCGCCTCGCGTCGGTGTCTGGCTGATCGGTGCCCGTGGTTCCGTGGCCGTGACGGCGGTCGCGGGCTGCGCCGCCGTCACGGCGGGCCTGCGTCCGCCCACCGGACTGGTCACCGAATCGGCCGAGTTCGCCGGGGCTGACCTGCCGCCGCTGTCCACCCTGGTCTTCGGCGGCCACGACACACTCGACTGCCCGCTGCCCAAACGCGCCGAGGCGCTCGCGGCGGCGGGTGTGCTCCCGCCCGGCCTGCCCGCGGCCGTCGACGCCGAACTCGTCGCGGCCGAGCGGGAGATCAGACCTGGCGGCCCGGCCCCCGGCGACACCCGCAGCCCCCGGCAACTGATCGCCGACTTCGCCGCCGACATCACCGACTTCACCCGACGGCTCGGCCTGCGACGGACGGTCGTGATCAACGTCGCCTCCACCGAACCCACGGCGACGGGCGACGTCCTCCCGCCCAGCTCCCTGTACGCGGCGGCGGCCCTGGAGGCGGGCTGCCCCTACGTCAACTTCACCCCCTCAACGGGCCTGCACCACCCGGCACTTGCGGAGCGGCTGGCCGCCAGTGGCCTGCCGTACGCGGGCCGGGACGGCAAGACCGGCCAGACGCTCCTGCGCTCGGTCCTCGGCCCGATGTTCCGCCAGCGGGCGCTGACTGTCCGCGCCTGGTCAGGCACCAACCTGCTCGGCGGCGGCGACGGCGCCGCCCTCGCCGACCCGGCCGCCGCAGCGGCGAAGAACGCCGGCAAGGAACGCGTCCTCGCGGACACCCTGGGCACCACCCCCGAGGGCGAGGTCCACATCGACGACGTCCCCGCGCTCGGCGACTGGAAGACCGCCTGGGACCACATCGCCTTCGACGGCTTCCTCGGCACCCGCATGATCCTCCAGACCATCTGGCAGGGCTGTGACTCGGCCCTCGCCGCCCCCCTCGTCCTGGACCTCGCCCGCCTGACCTCCCGAGCCCACGAGGCGGGCATCTCCGGCCCGTTGAGCGAACTGGGCTTCTACTTCAAGGACCCGGTCGGCGACGCCCCGTCGTCCTTGGCCGACCAGTACACAGACCTCCTGGCTTTCGCGACCCGCCTGGGGAAAGCCGCGGGGGAGCACGGGGAGCGCGGGGATCAGGGCACGGGGGAGAGCGGAGGGAGCGGCGAGGGAGAGGCGGGTGACCGTCAGGCCGGGCATGACGGGCAAGGCGGGCATGACAAGTACGTCGACCGCGATCGACCCGACGGGAGCGTCGGCTCTCCCGAGCCCGGCGGCAGCCGTCCGGTGGGCGACCGAGCCGGGGAGCCCCGGTGA
- a CDS encoding SCO3242 family prenyltransferase: MAPDLRAWAELLRLPALFTVPGDALAGAAAASATVNSRTLLAIGSSLCLYEAGMALNDWADRDEDTRDRPHRPLPSGRVRPASAIAASCVLTAAGLTLAARAGRPALAVAAPLAATIWAYDLALKHTPAGPVAMAAARGLDLLLGAAATTGRARDAVPSATLLATHTLAVTTVSRRETTGGSPLVPLAALVTTGVLTHLLTRRPRTGHREKPSPAQPGPQAARPLAPTSDAPPLDHSGTRASRRPAFTSDAPTPPRATDTHPRATDTHPRASDRYPRATDTHPQTTPAPSSSRTPRPLDRTSQALRVALAVAYPATAARPYLHAALNPSPPLTQRAVAGGIRATIPLQAALTARAGSTPTALLVAALAPLARRFARKVSVT, from the coding sequence GTGGCCCCCGACCTCCGTGCCTGGGCCGAACTCCTGCGCCTCCCCGCGCTGTTCACCGTCCCCGGCGACGCCCTGGCCGGCGCCGCCGCGGCCTCGGCCACCGTCAACTCCCGCACGCTCCTCGCCATCGGTTCCTCCCTCTGCCTCTACGAGGCCGGCATGGCCCTCAACGACTGGGCCGACCGCGACGAGGACACCCGCGACCGCCCCCATCGTCCCCTCCCTTCTGGTCGCGTCCGCCCAGCCTCCGCCATCGCCGCGTCCTGCGTCCTCACGGCCGCTGGACTGACCCTCGCGGCCCGCGCGGGCCGCCCCGCACTCGCGGTCGCCGCACCCCTGGCGGCCACCATCTGGGCCTACGACCTCGCCCTGAAGCACACCCCGGCCGGTCCGGTCGCCATGGCCGCGGCCCGAGGACTCGACCTTCTCCTCGGCGCCGCCGCGACCACCGGCCGCGCCCGCGACGCCGTCCCGTCCGCGACCCTGCTCGCCACCCACACCCTCGCCGTGACGACCGTCTCCCGCCGGGAGACAACCGGCGGCTCACCCCTGGTGCCCCTGGCCGCCCTGGTCACCACCGGCGTCCTGACCCACCTGCTGACCCGCCGCCCCCGGACAGGCCACCGGGAGAAGCCGAGCCCCGCTCAGCCGGGCCCACAGGCCGCGCGCCCACTGGCCCCGACCTCTGACGCGCCGCCCCTCGACCATTCGGGCACACGGGCCTCGCGTCGACCGGCCTTCACCTCCGACGCGCCGACCCCACCCCGGGCCACCGACACGCACCCCCGGGCCACCGACACGCACCCCCGGGCCTCCGACAGGTACCCCCGGGCCACCGACACGCACCCCCAGACCACTCCGGCCCCTTCCTCCAGCCGGACCCCGCGTCCCCTCGACCGCACCTCCCAGGCCCTGCGTGTCGCGCTCGCCGTCGCCTACCCGGCCACCGCCGCCCGCCCCTACCTGCACGCGGCTCTCAACCCGTCGCCTCCCCTCACCCAACGAGCCGTCGCAGGCGGCATCCGCGCCACGATCCCCCTCCAGGCCGCCCTCACCGCCCGCGCCGGCTCCACCCCCACCGCCCTCCTGGTCGCGGCCCTCGCCCCGCTCGCCAGGAGGTTCGCGAGAAAGGTGAGCGTCACATGA
- a CDS encoding sugar phosphate isomerase/epimerase family protein translates to MTPQRPPTSLRFGYGTNGLADLRLDDALSLLADLGYDGVGLTLDHMHLDPFAPDLPTRVKHVARRLDSLGLDVTVETGARYVLDPRRKHGPSLLDPDPDDRARRVDLLLRAVDIAADLGAHAVHCFSGVTPADTTSDTAWNRLADALAPVLAAAATAGVPLAVEPEPGHLLATLADFHHLRRTLGDPDHLGLTLDLGHCQCLEPLPPADCVRAAAPWLRHVQIEDMRRGVHEHLPFGTGEIDFPPVLAALAATGYQGLTVVELPRHSHEGPRQAERSLPFLHHAAAQAASTPDASASRGAPTATPEGSRTP, encoded by the coding sequence ATGACCCCGCAGCGGCCCCCCACCTCCCTCCGTTTCGGCTACGGCACCAACGGACTCGCCGACCTCCGTCTCGACGACGCCCTCTCCCTCCTGGCCGACCTCGGTTACGACGGCGTCGGCCTGACCCTCGACCACATGCACCTGGACCCCTTCGCCCCCGACCTCCCCACCCGCGTCAAGCACGTGGCCCGCCGCCTGGACTCCCTCGGCCTGGACGTCACCGTCGAGACCGGTGCCCGCTACGTGCTCGACCCGCGCCGCAAACACGGCCCCTCACTGCTCGACCCTGACCCCGACGACCGGGCCCGACGCGTCGACCTGCTGCTGCGCGCGGTCGACATCGCCGCCGACCTCGGCGCCCACGCCGTGCACTGCTTCAGCGGCGTCACGCCCGCCGACACCACGTCCGACACCGCGTGGAATCGCTTGGCCGACGCCCTCGCCCCCGTCCTGGCAGCCGCCGCCACCGCGGGCGTCCCGCTCGCCGTCGAACCCGAACCCGGCCACCTCCTCGCCACCCTCGCCGACTTCCACCACCTCCGCCGCACTCTCGGCGACCCGGACCACCTCGGTCTCACCCTCGACCTCGGCCACTGCCAGTGCCTCGAACCCCTCCCTCCCGCCGACTGCGTCCGCGCCGCCGCCCCCTGGCTGCGCCACGTCCAGATCGAGGACATGCGGCGCGGTGTCCACGAACACCTCCCGTTCGGCACCGGCGAGATCGACTTCCCGCCCGTCCTCGCGGCCCTCGCCGCCACCGGCTACCAGGGCCTCACCGTCGTCGAACTGCCCCGCCACTCCCACGAGGGCCCACGCCAGGCAGAACGCTCCCTCCCCTTCCTCCACCATGCGGCAGCCCAGGCGGCCTCCACGCCCGACGCCTCCGCATCCCGCGGCGCCCCGACGGCCACCCCCGAAGGGAGCCGCACCCCATGA
- a CDS encoding TatD family hydrolase, whose translation MRIFDPHIHMTSRTTDDYRAMRAAGVRAVVEPSFWLGQPRTSPHSFFDYFDSLLGWEPFRAAQYGIAHHCTIALNPKEANDPRCFPVLDELPRYLVKDQVVAVGEIGYDSMTPAEDTALAAQLQLAADHALPALVHTPHRDKLAGLRRTLDAVHESALPPDRVLVDHLNETTVKEAKDSGCWLGFSVYPDTKMDEERMVALLRTYGPEQVLVNSAADWGSSDPLKTRRVGDLMLARGFTEDDVDQVLWRNPVAFYGLSGRLALDVTATDATHEGNSVLRGGE comes from the coding sequence ATGCGCATCTTCGACCCCCACATCCACATGACGTCACGGACCACCGACGACTACCGGGCGATGCGCGCGGCCGGCGTCCGCGCCGTCGTCGAACCCTCCTTCTGGCTCGGCCAGCCCCGCACCTCACCCCACTCCTTCTTCGACTACTTCGACTCCCTCCTGGGCTGGGAGCCCTTCCGCGCCGCGCAGTACGGCATCGCCCACCACTGCACGATCGCCCTCAACCCCAAGGAGGCGAACGACCCGCGCTGCTTCCCCGTCCTCGACGAACTGCCGCGCTATCTCGTCAAGGACCAGGTCGTCGCCGTCGGGGAGATCGGCTACGACTCGATGACCCCCGCCGAGGACACCGCCCTCGCCGCCCAGCTCCAACTCGCCGCCGACCACGCGCTTCCCGCGCTCGTCCACACCCCGCACCGCGACAAGCTCGCCGGACTGCGCCGCACCCTCGACGCGGTCCACGAGTCCGCGCTGCCCCCGGACCGGGTCCTGGTCGACCACCTCAACGAGACCACCGTCAAGGAGGCCAAGGACAGCGGCTGCTGGCTCGGCTTCTCCGTCTATCCCGACACCAAGATGGACGAGGAGCGGATGGTCGCGCTCCTGCGGACCTACGGCCCCGAACAGGTGCTGGTGAACTCCGCCGCCGACTGGGGCAGCAGCGACCCCCTCAAGACCCGCCGGGTCGGCGACCTGATGCTCGCGCGGGGCTTCACCGAGGACGACGTCGACCAGGTGCTGTGGCGCAACCCCGTCGCGTTCTACGGGCTCAGCGGCCGGCTCGCCCTTGACGTCACCGCGACCGACGCCACCCACGAGGGCAACTCCGTGCTGCGCGGCGGGGAGTGA
- the eboE gene encoding metabolite traffic protein EboE, which translates to MRFRHPDGSVVHLAYCTNVHPAETLDGVLAQLRDHCEPVRRRLGRDRLGIGLWLAKDAAHALVTDPSALRGLRAELDRRGLEVVTLNGFPYEGFGAEEVKYRVYRPDWADPERLHHTTSLARVLAHLLPDDVTEGSVSTLPLAWRTAYGEPRAEKARAALATLAERLDALHELTGRSIRVGLEPEPGCVVETTADALTPLTALAHPRIGVCVDTCHLATSFEDPHTALDALVAAGVPVVKSQLSAALHAEHPHLPEVRAALAAFDEPRFLHQTRTATAAGLRGTDDLGEALAADTLPDAAPWRAHFHVPLHAAPAAPLTSTLPVLEAALARLVGGPHPLTRHLEVETYTWQALPAALRPRGRAQLADGIAAELILARDLLTDLGLKELP; encoded by the coding sequence ATGCGCTTCCGGCACCCCGACGGCTCCGTCGTCCACCTCGCGTACTGCACCAACGTCCACCCCGCGGAGACCCTCGACGGCGTGCTCGCCCAACTCCGCGACCACTGCGAGCCGGTCCGCAGGCGCCTGGGCCGCGACCGCCTCGGCATCGGACTCTGGCTCGCCAAGGACGCCGCCCACGCCCTGGTCACCGACCCGTCCGCACTGCGCGGCCTGCGTGCCGAACTGGACCGGCGCGGACTCGAGGTCGTCACTCTCAACGGCTTCCCCTATGAGGGCTTCGGCGCCGAGGAGGTCAAGTACCGCGTCTACCGCCCCGACTGGGCCGACCCCGAACGTCTGCACCACACCACCTCCCTCGCCCGGGTCCTCGCCCATCTGCTGCCCGACGACGTCACCGAGGGCAGCGTCTCCACCCTGCCGCTCGCCTGGCGCACCGCCTACGGCGAGCCGCGCGCCGAGAAGGCCCGCGCCGCTCTCGCCACCCTCGCCGAACGCCTCGACGCCCTCCACGAACTCACCGGCCGCTCCATCCGCGTCGGCCTGGAACCCGAACCGGGCTGTGTCGTCGAGACCACCGCCGACGCCCTCACCCCGCTGACCGCGCTCGCCCACCCGCGGATCGGCGTGTGCGTCGACACCTGCCATCTCGCCACCTCCTTCGAAGACCCGCACACCGCCCTCGACGCTCTCGTCGCCGCCGGTGTGCCCGTCGTCAAGTCCCAGCTGTCGGCGGCCCTGCACGCCGAGCACCCCCACCTGCCCGAGGTCCGCGCCGCGCTCGCCGCCTTCGACGAACCCCGCTTCCTGCACCAGACCCGCACCGCCACCGCCGCCGGCCTGCGCGGCACCGACGACCTCGGCGAGGCACTCGCCGCGGACACCCTCCCGGACGCGGCGCCCTGGCGTGCCCACTTCCACGTCCCGCTGCACGCGGCCCCCGCCGCGCCCCTCACCTCCACGCTCCCCGTCCTGGAGGCCGCCCTCGCCCGGCTGGTCGGCGGTCCGCACCCGCTCACCCGCCACCTGGAGGTCGAGACCTACACCTGGCAGGCCCTCCCCGCCGCGCTGCGGCCCCGCGGCCGGGCCCAGCTCGCCGACGGCATCGCCGCCGAACTCATCCTCGCCCGAGACCTGTTGACCGACCTCGGCCTGAAGGAACTCCCATGA